A stretch of Polypterus senegalus isolate Bchr_013 chromosome 5, ASM1683550v1, whole genome shotgun sequence DNA encodes these proteins:
- the zfand1 gene encoding AN1-type zinc finger protein 1 has product MAELDIGKHCSVRECNLKDFLPFVCDGCSGVYCLEHRSRDSHCCSQISVKKQCVKSEQSTSYPCNYHGCCGKEPLPVVCQHCEKHFCLAHRHQEDHDCEKLQIPKPRMAATQQLVKEILESKKSAIPGKKRKGAKNSETAAKVALMKLKLHAVGDKALPQTERIYFQVYLPKGSPEKSKPMFFSSRWSVGRVVDYAASLAGLRNNNNILTAKKLRLCHPLSGEALPMDQTLESWISHTECPLYTGGNIIFEYLNNDIKGLEDADSYFIEP; this is encoded by the exons ATGGCGGAGCTGGACATAGGAAAGCACTGCAGCGTTCGCGAATGTAACTTAAAAG aTTTTCTGCCGTTTGTCTGTGATGGCTGTTCCGGAGTCTACTG TCTTGAGCACAGAAGCAGAGACTCCCATTGCTGTTCCCAG ATAAGTGTTAAAAAGCAGTGTGTTAAGTCGGAACAAAGCACGTCGTATCCCTGCAATTACCATGGATGTTGTGGAAAAGAGCCCTTGCCCGTAGTCTGTCAGCACTGTGAGAAACACTTCTGTCTAGC CCACCGGCATCAAGAAGATCATGATTgtgaaaagctgcaaattcctaaGCCACGTATGGCTGCAACTCAACAGCTTGTGAAAGAAATTTTAG aATCAAAGAAATCTGCCATTCCTggcaaaaagagaaaaggagCCAAAAACAGTGAAACAGCTGCCAAGGTTGCACTAATGAAGCTCAAATTGCATGCGGTGGGAGACAAAGCCTTGCCACAG aCAGAAAGAATCTATTTTCAGGTGTACTTACCTAAAGGAAGCCCTGAGAAGAGTAAGCCAATGTTCTTTTCTTCGCGGTGGAGTGTTGGTAGAGTGGTGGACTACGCTGCATCTTTGGCCGGGCTtcgaaataacaacaacattctCACAGCAAAG aaACTGAGGCTGTGCCACCCACTTTCTGGAGAGGCACTGCCAATGGACCAGACCTTGGAATCCTGGATCTCGCACACAGAGTGCCCTCTCTACACTGGAGGCAATatcatttttgaatatttgaaCAATGACATCAAAGGACTTGAAGATGCAGATTCATATTTTATTgaaccttaa